A part of Streptomyces sp. NBC_01497 genomic DNA contains:
- a CDS encoding Mov34/MPN/PAD-1 family protein: MRSTMTVQQPVTRVRMTARAVRSITTELATNDHDTETGGILLGRHDRDTVVVRHAGTPGPAAVRTPTSFLRDLAHAQAFADQAFAADGSVWIGEWHTHPTGATTTPSPRDASTYRRLLDDPELAFHTLIAVILAPHQGNWAVEAWACRHHRITATQLQLPIRLTSSTDHRDHGGSS; this comes from the coding sequence ATGCGAAGCACCATGACCGTCCAACAGCCGGTCACCCGGGTACGCATGACCGCCCGAGCGGTCCGCAGCATCACGACAGAGCTGGCCACCAACGACCACGACACCGAAACCGGTGGCATCCTTCTGGGCCGCCACGATCGCGACACCGTCGTCGTTCGCCACGCCGGCACCCCCGGCCCCGCCGCCGTACGGACACCGACATCCTTCCTGCGCGACCTGGCACATGCTCAAGCCTTCGCGGACCAGGCGTTCGCCGCCGACGGCAGCGTCTGGATCGGCGAATGGCACACCCATCCCACGGGCGCCACGACGACCCCCAGCCCGCGCGATGCAAGCACCTACCGCCGGCTCCTGGATGACCCGGAATTGGCCTTCCATACCCTCATCGCCGTCATCCTCGCCCCTCACCAGGGCAACTGGGCAGTCGAGGCATGGGCCTGCCGCCACCACAGGATCACGGCCACGCAACTGCAGCTCCCCATACGCCTCACGTCCTCGACAGACCACCGTGACCATGGAGGCTCGTCATGA
- a CDS encoding ISL3 family transposase yields the protein MTDINSLVGVVFSGLSALVIEDVEDGGEVIRVTARTRDVPVPCPVCGVVTGKVHGYHGRTVADVPVDGRRVVVHVRVRRLVCPVLGCRRQTFREQVPGLLERLQRRTTRLTGQISGVVKELCGRATSRLTRILVTPVSYATALRLLRRIPTPTVRVPRVVGVDDFALRRRHRYATIIINAETGERIDVLPDREAAILEAWLRGRTGIEAVCRDGSATYAEAIRRALPGTAQVSDRWHLWSNLCDKTLAEVRAHAPCWATVNPPRPGGVREQTTRERWHKVHDLLDKGVGLLDCARRLDLSLNTVKRYARTPEPPTERIAPRYRPTLVDPYREHLRTRRAAEPGVPVTHLLHEIRELGYTGSANLLVRYLNQGRAEGDRPVTTPRRLARLLLTHPDHLRTKDTDLLSLLTATCPEMTQLTALIRDFAALLTPASGNDSKLTEWITQARGADLPHLHTFCNGLELDRAAVNAGLTLPWSNGRTEGVNTHTKKIMRQMHGRAGFELLRHRILLST from the coding sequence ATGACTGACATCAACTCCCTTGTAGGTGTGGTGTTTTCCGGGTTGTCGGCGCTGGTCATCGAGGATGTGGAGGACGGTGGCGAGGTGATCCGGGTGACTGCCCGGACCCGGGATGTTCCCGTGCCCTGTCCGGTGTGCGGGGTGGTGACGGGGAAGGTGCACGGGTATCACGGCCGGACGGTGGCGGATGTGCCGGTGGACGGCCGCCGGGTCGTGGTCCATGTCCGGGTGCGGCGTCTGGTCTGCCCGGTCCTGGGCTGCCGGCGGCAGACCTTCCGCGAGCAGGTGCCCGGGCTGCTGGAGCGCCTCCAGCGCCGCACCACGCGTCTGACCGGCCAGATCTCCGGGGTGGTCAAGGAGTTATGCGGCCGGGCGACCTCCCGCCTCACCCGCATCCTGGTCACGCCCGTTTCCTACGCCACCGCCCTGCGCCTGCTGCGGCGCATCCCCACCCCGACGGTGCGCGTTCCACGGGTTGTCGGGGTCGACGACTTCGCCCTGCGCCGCCGGCACCGCTACGCCACGATCATCATCAACGCCGAGACCGGGGAACGCATCGACGTACTCCCCGACCGCGAGGCCGCCATCCTGGAGGCATGGCTGCGCGGGAGGACCGGGATCGAGGCCGTATGCCGCGACGGCTCGGCCACCTACGCCGAGGCGATCCGCCGGGCGCTGCCCGGCACGGCGCAGGTCAGCGACCGCTGGCACCTGTGGAGCAACCTGTGCGACAAGACCCTGGCCGAAGTCCGCGCCCACGCCCCCTGCTGGGCCACCGTCAACCCGCCCCGTCCCGGCGGGGTGCGCGAGCAGACCACCCGCGAGCGCTGGCACAAGGTCCACGACCTCCTCGACAAAGGCGTTGGCCTGCTGGACTGCGCTCGCCGCCTGGACCTGTCCCTGAACACGGTCAAGCGCTATGCACGCACCCCCGAGCCGCCCACCGAGCGCATCGCCCCACGCTATCGGCCCACCCTGGTCGACCCCTACCGCGAGCACCTGCGCACGCGTCGCGCAGCCGAGCCCGGCGTGCCCGTCACGCACCTCCTGCACGAGATCAGGGAACTCGGCTACACCGGCAGTGCCAACCTGCTGGTCCGCTACCTCAACCAGGGCCGCGCCGAAGGCGACCGCCCCGTCACCACCCCCCGCCGCCTCGCCCGGCTCCTGCTCACCCACCCCGACCACCTGCGGACCAAGGACACCGACCTGCTCAGCCTCCTCACCGCGACCTGCCCCGAGATGACCCAGCTCACCGCCCTCATCCGCGACTTCGCCGCCCTGCTGACACCCGCCAGCGGCAACGACTCCAAGCTCACCGAGTGGATCACCCAGGCCCGCGGCGCAGACCTGCCCCACCTGCACACCTTCTGCAACGGCCTGGAACTCGACCGCGCCGCCGTCAACGCCGGCCTGACCCTCCCCTGGAGCAACGGCCGCACCGAAGGCGTCAACACCCACACCAAGAAGATCATGCGGCAGATGCACGGCCGAGCCGGATTCGAGCTCCTCCGCCACCGCATCCTACTCAGCACATAG
- a CDS encoding Wadjet anti-phage system protein JetD domain-containing protein — protein sequence MVAPTDRRAWTTPADVTDRLRRRWMRGDFLTALAEQHPFEPLCIPLGGPKPSELTRDFDAVRTWVHTWDSARQQFSRIEHRRVGGRVVGANDLPHQAWIDRREQLWDLLGVTSAVHRFQTLLASARKATPELAAWMTAYPMKVLDLETDWERLHQTVRWILDYQGPPLYLRQIDVPGVDTKFIESHRAILTTLLEHCLPADRIDTEAPRTSFTARFRFRGKPAYARFRLLSDTSIAGFNELTVRVDEFTASPPDITTIFIVENETTYLAFPPQPASMVILGSGYAVTRLAELHWLHDKRLVYWGDLDTHGFAILDRLRRVFPHTESILMDRSTLTAHRGQWVKEPKPTQEHLQSLTGEETDLYQSLVDDDFGHGIRLEQERIRFSAVQTALASLHSHPSQLPHDEGRPRSPQE from the coding sequence ATGGTGGCGCCGACCGACCGCCGGGCATGGACCACACCCGCAGACGTCACAGACCGCCTGCGCAGACGCTGGATGCGCGGTGACTTCCTCACCGCGCTCGCCGAGCAACATCCCTTCGAACCGCTCTGCATCCCGCTGGGCGGCCCCAAACCCTCCGAGCTGACCCGCGACTTCGACGCCGTCCGCACCTGGGTCCACACCTGGGACTCCGCCCGGCAGCAGTTCTCGCGCATCGAGCACCGGCGAGTCGGAGGACGCGTCGTCGGCGCCAACGACCTCCCTCACCAGGCATGGATCGACCGCCGCGAACAGCTGTGGGACCTCCTCGGCGTCACCAGCGCCGTCCACCGCTTCCAAACGCTGCTGGCCTCCGCCCGAAAGGCCACCCCTGAGCTTGCGGCCTGGATGACCGCCTATCCCATGAAAGTCCTGGACCTCGAAACGGATTGGGAGCGCCTGCACCAGACCGTCCGCTGGATCCTGGACTACCAGGGTCCGCCGCTCTATCTACGGCAGATCGACGTACCGGGCGTGGACACCAAGTTCATCGAGAGCCACCGCGCCATCCTGACCACTCTGCTGGAGCACTGCCTGCCCGCCGACCGGATCGACACCGAAGCGCCGCGCACCAGCTTCACCGCCCGCTTCCGCTTCCGGGGCAAGCCCGCCTACGCCAGATTCCGTCTCCTCAGCGACACCTCTATCGCCGGATTCAACGAACTGACCGTGCGCGTCGATGAGTTCACCGCATCCCCGCCCGACATCACAACCATCTTCATCGTCGAGAACGAGACCACCTACCTCGCCTTCCCGCCCCAGCCCGCGAGCATGGTGATCCTCGGCAGCGGATACGCCGTCACCCGGCTCGCCGAACTGCACTGGCTCCACGACAAGCGACTCGTGTACTGGGGCGACCTGGACACCCACGGTTTCGCGATCCTCGACCGACTGCGCCGCGTCTTCCCCCACACGGAGTCGATCCTGATGGACCGCTCCACCCTGACGGCCCACCGGGGCCAGTGGGTGAAGGAGCCCAAGCCCACCCAGGAACACCTGCAGTCACTGACCGGCGAGGAAACCGACCTCTACCAGAGTCTCGTGGACGACGACTTCGGGCACGGCATACGACTGGAACAAGAACGGATACGCTTCTCCGCCGTCCAGACAGCACTGGCCAGCCTTCACAGCCACCCCTCGCAGCTACCCCACGACGAGGGACGGCCCAGATCCCCGCAGGAATGA
- a CDS encoding DUF4194 domain-containing protein: MTTPVPPMPQQTRSLSLPVNQLLKGPLFRDQHERAWEALLQLRARVQDYVDVMGLTVVIDEAEGYAFLRSQPEEENADPRLAAPRLMPRRSLSYPVSLLIVLLRKRLAEFDAGSGETRLMITRDEIVEMIRMFLPTGSNEARLVDQIDTYITKAVELQFLRRAKHQEQLYEVQRIIKAYVDGQWLADFETNLARYAAPTTPEGQQ; this comes from the coding sequence ATGACCACGCCTGTGCCACCCATGCCACAGCAGACCCGCAGCCTGTCCCTGCCGGTCAACCAGCTGCTCAAGGGGCCCCTCTTCCGTGACCAGCATGAGCGGGCCTGGGAAGCGCTGCTCCAACTGCGCGCCCGCGTCCAGGACTACGTCGACGTCATGGGCCTGACCGTGGTGATCGACGAAGCCGAGGGCTATGCGTTCCTGCGCTCCCAGCCCGAGGAGGAGAACGCAGATCCGCGCTTGGCTGCGCCGCGCCTGATGCCCCGCCGGTCCCTGTCGTACCCGGTCAGTCTGCTGATCGTGCTGCTGCGCAAGCGGCTGGCGGAATTCGACGCCGGGTCCGGCGAGACCCGGCTGATGATCACCCGCGACGAGATCGTGGAAATGATCCGCATGTTCCTGCCCACCGGCAGCAACGAGGCGCGTCTGGTCGACCAGATCGACACGTACATCACCAAGGCCGTGGAGCTGCAGTTCCTGCGCCGCGCCAAGCACCAGGAGCAGTTGTACGAGGTGCAGCGGATCATCAAGGCCTATGTCGACGGGCAGTGGCTTGCCGACTTCGAAACGAACCTGGCCCGGTACGCGGCCCCCACCACCCCGGAAGGACAGCAGTGA
- a CDS encoding DUF3375 domain-containing protein has product MGSLDYDELVALRRHHSAWKLLRADNAALMLSFFNKVFVEHGTRSIAGVELADRLDDELFALNERLGQGAFPKSAKAYLDDWSGPQSGWLRKYYPADSDEPHYDATPAVEKAIAWIRSLQVRSFIGTESRLNTIFDLLRQMTFGAETDPEARLEELQRRRLEIDEEIARAEAGDVDVLDSSGLRDRYQQLTATAHDLLADFREVEANFRDLDRELRRKIAVWDGSKGELLDEILTSRESIAESDQGRSFQAFYGFLLSHRRQDEFKKLLAAVEAMDAIGEPDPRMRRIPRDWLDAAERTQATVRQLSEQLRRFLDDRAWSEDRRVMELMSGIEARAIALRDTPGMDLIVEIDAAAPTITLPMERPLYAPVTRTPIDSADIRVGDEEFAADALFEAVYVDPARLVEAVRRALDLQAQVSLADLVRQHPLEQGLAELVAYLALSGDGFTVVFDDSRREEITWAGADGVQHVVQAPVAAFARTISGATWASGKEEQS; this is encoded by the coding sequence GTGGGAAGCTTGGACTACGACGAACTGGTCGCGCTGCGCAGACACCATTCCGCCTGGAAGCTGCTGCGGGCGGACAACGCGGCACTGATGCTGAGCTTCTTCAACAAGGTCTTCGTCGAGCATGGCACCCGTTCGATCGCCGGTGTGGAGCTGGCCGATCGTCTGGACGACGAGTTGTTCGCACTCAATGAGCGACTTGGCCAGGGGGCGTTCCCGAAGTCCGCGAAGGCGTATCTGGACGACTGGTCGGGGCCGCAGTCGGGCTGGTTGCGCAAGTACTATCCGGCGGACTCGGACGAGCCGCACTATGACGCGACTCCGGCGGTGGAGAAGGCAATCGCCTGGATCCGGTCACTTCAGGTCCGGTCCTTCATCGGTACCGAGTCACGTCTCAACACCATCTTCGACCTGCTGAGGCAGATGACGTTCGGGGCCGAGACCGATCCCGAGGCGCGGCTCGAGGAACTGCAGCGTCGGCGTCTGGAGATCGACGAAGAGATCGCCCGGGCCGAGGCCGGCGACGTGGACGTACTCGACAGTTCCGGTCTGCGGGACCGCTACCAACAGCTGACCGCCACCGCACACGACCTGCTCGCCGATTTCCGTGAGGTCGAGGCCAATTTCCGCGACCTGGACCGGGAACTGCGCCGGAAGATCGCCGTGTGGGACGGCAGCAAGGGCGAGCTCTTGGACGAGATCCTCACCAGCCGGGAGAGCATCGCCGAATCGGACCAGGGCAGGAGCTTCCAGGCGTTCTACGGCTTCCTGCTCTCCCACCGCCGCCAGGACGAGTTCAAGAAACTCCTGGCCGCGGTCGAAGCCATGGACGCCATCGGCGAACCCGACCCCCGCATGCGGCGCATCCCCCGGGACTGGCTGGACGCCGCCGAGCGCACCCAGGCGACCGTCCGCCAGCTCTCCGAGCAGCTGCGGCGTTTCCTCGACGACCGGGCCTGGTCCGAGGACCGCCGGGTCATGGAACTGATGAGCGGCATTGAGGCCCGCGCGATCGCACTGCGTGATACGCCCGGCATGGACCTGATCGTGGAGATCGACGCCGCCGCCCCAACCATCACTCTGCCGATGGAACGACCGCTGTACGCGCCCGTGACCCGGACGCCGATCGACAGCGCCGACATCCGTGTGGGGGATGAGGAGTTCGCGGCCGACGCGTTGTTCGAAGCGGTCTATGTGGACCCGGCCCGGCTCGTCGAGGCCGTCCGGCGCGCACTGGATCTGCAGGCTCAGGTGTCCCTGGCGGACCTCGTGCGCCAGCACCCGCTGGAGCAGGGGCTCGCTGAATTGGTCGCGTACCTCGCGCTGTCCGGGGACGGTTTCACGGTGGTCTTCGACGACAGCCGCCGCGAAGAGATCACCTGGGCCGGCGCGGACGGCGTCCAGCACGTCGTCCAAGCCCCCGTGGCGGCGTTCGCCCGCACCATCTCCGGCGCCACCTGGGCCTCGGGCAAGGAGGAGCAGTCATGA
- a CDS encoding nucleotidyltransferase domain-containing protein, whose translation MKRARATLLLTEMLDRLEGGEWPLDLVDQILVFGSYARGALEPHDVDVVVEHRTDNRLTSEFVHALSYGGDPSGSMKRALKGRSRGLQLHLRERSTLEEDGFPLTVLWTRPEPVATARARLAALTPDPTAGRAPRDHMIEAFEGLDRWIPRPVRIELVDLVSRGAIRIDRLDLPDAVPQHPAALEALHRWTETSPLRRAAAGALAHLESTEHTVDHVLLHGEPLTGSHYSAPSPTVGIGLGWRGFGYLSRLLEDVSDWFEVIRPTRTQPLHTLHLTVLDHTAVRAR comes from the coding sequence GTGAAGCGCGCTCGTGCCACGTTGCTGCTGACCGAGATGCTCGACCGCCTGGAAGGAGGCGAATGGCCGCTGGACCTGGTCGACCAGATCCTGGTGTTCGGCTCCTACGCCCGCGGCGCGCTGGAGCCGCACGACGTCGACGTCGTGGTGGAGCACCGCACCGACAACCGGCTGACGTCCGAGTTCGTCCATGCCCTGTCCTACGGCGGCGATCCGTCCGGATCGATGAAACGCGCCTTGAAAGGCCGCAGCCGCGGCCTGCAGCTCCACTTGCGCGAGCGCAGCACCCTGGAGGAGGACGGCTTCCCCTTGACCGTGCTGTGGACCCGCCCCGAACCCGTCGCCACCGCCCGCGCCCGCCTGGCCGCCCTCACCCCCGACCCCACCGCCGGCCGGGCCCCGCGCGACCACATGATCGAGGCATTCGAGGGCCTGGACCGGTGGATACCACGACCAGTCCGCATCGAACTCGTCGACCTGGTCTCCCGGGGAGCCATCCGCATCGACCGCCTGGACCTGCCCGACGCGGTACCGCAGCATCCAGCAGCGCTCGAAGCACTGCACCGCTGGACCGAGACCAGCCCGCTGCGCCGCGCCGCCGCCGGGGCACTGGCCCATCTGGAGAGCACCGAGCACACCGTGGACCACGTGCTACTCCACGGTGAACCCTTGACAGGTAGCCACTACAGCGCTCCCTCGCCCACGGTGGGGATCGGACTCGGCTGGCGCGGCTTCGGTTACCTGTCCCGATTGCTGGAAGATGTGAGCGATTGGTTCGAGGTGATCCGCCCGACCCGGACCCAGCCCCTGCATACCCTGCACCTGACCGTCCTTGACCACACTGCCGTGAGGGCGCGCTGA
- a CDS encoding ATP-binding protein yields the protein MIPAQSGPFVTDASPDLDLAGFRLERLEVYNWGTFHQRVWSLGVGGANALLTGDIGSGKSTLVDAVTTLFMPANRIAYNRAAGAESRERSLRSYVLGHYKSERNEATGTTRPVALRQPGNYSVILGVFTNRGYDATVTLAQVFWMADGNATQPERLFLTADRALSVTDDFSDFGTDVRSLKKRLTGSGVRVHPSFAAYSKDFRRRMGIESEQALELFHQTVSMKSVGSLDDFVRSHMLEPFDAAMMTETIVAHFDALTTTYESVQRARAQIDALTPLLQECDQHDVLARSIDEAVAQQSALRFFFAQRKSALLEADRLTLKRDLSRHENDRGAAKDRLKDLHGQHSRLELQRAGMGGARLGELEREIERESRARDDRQRRARDHAALLGQVELSPVSSAEQFTERLQEIADSQQAATTVQQETREALSALAVDANRLRQQATELGEELVSLRSRRSNIPKKQLDLRARLCHELGIEESALPFAGELIQVRADEQAWVGAAERLLRGFALSLLVPHDLYSPVSEWINAHHLGARLVYFRVPETVPVRRPQHTEAPVLASKLEVKAESPFAHWLASELDRRAGHICAETMADFKRADLAITPQGLVKGARGRHEKNDTTRIDDRSSYVLGWTNQLKIDALLDQARGTQKEQKDLNKRKISIETAHTNSITRGQILAQLATTRDYSEIDWASAVSRITALAEEKRRLEESSEDLDQITRRLEVLAKEIAQAEDDREQAGLAIGGLNEALKTATREHDAARALLDEPDCAAARAHFPAIEQRLAQTRLACRTVSECTAAESRVHGELASAKDRFSIQQNRIGQAIASKMGAFRREYPVETGELDDSVNSARGYRELHQRLVADDLPRFQEQFKSYLKTNVIRDIAGFHAQLTSQADQIGERVAIINDSLAGIDYNPGRYITLKTDRTPNVEIRDFITELRACTDDALADDHSDTYSEEKFHQVRRLIERFKGREGHTEADRAWTRRVTDVRYWFVFSASERRREDDTEYEVYSDSGGKSGGQKEKLAYTILAASLAYQFKLDWNSARSKTFRFVVIDEAFGRGSEDSARFALDLFKRLGLQLLIVTPLQKIHVIEPYVSAVGFVDNPDGHDSRLRTLTITQYRQERLAHTLSALQGAGTGRGH from the coding sequence GTGATCCCCGCTCAGTCCGGCCCGTTCGTCACCGACGCCTCCCCCGATCTCGACCTGGCCGGGTTCCGGCTGGAGCGGCTGGAGGTGTACAACTGGGGCACTTTTCACCAGCGCGTGTGGTCCTTGGGAGTCGGCGGCGCCAACGCCCTGCTGACCGGCGACATCGGCTCGGGAAAGTCCACCCTGGTCGACGCGGTCACCACGTTGTTCATGCCCGCGAACCGCATCGCCTACAACCGGGCCGCCGGCGCGGAGAGCCGCGAACGCAGCCTGCGCTCCTACGTCCTGGGCCACTACAAGTCCGAACGCAACGAGGCCACCGGCACGACCCGTCCGGTCGCCCTGCGCCAGCCGGGCAACTACTCGGTGATCCTGGGGGTGTTCACCAACCGCGGCTACGACGCGACGGTCACTCTCGCGCAGGTTTTCTGGATGGCCGACGGCAACGCCACCCAGCCGGAGCGCCTGTTCCTCACCGCGGACCGGGCCCTGTCCGTCACGGACGACTTCTCCGACTTCGGTACCGACGTCAGGTCCCTCAAGAAGCGGCTGACCGGCAGCGGCGTACGGGTGCACCCGTCGTTCGCCGCCTACAGCAAGGACTTCCGCCGCCGCATGGGCATCGAGTCCGAGCAGGCCCTGGAACTCTTCCACCAGACGGTGTCCATGAAGTCCGTCGGCAGCCTCGACGACTTCGTCCGCAGCCACATGCTGGAACCCTTCGACGCAGCCATGATGACCGAGACGATCGTGGCGCACTTCGACGCCCTGACCACCACGTATGAGTCGGTGCAGCGCGCACGCGCCCAGATCGACGCCCTCACGCCACTGCTTCAAGAGTGCGACCAGCACGACGTCCTCGCCAGGAGTATCGACGAGGCCGTCGCGCAGCAAAGCGCCCTGCGGTTCTTCTTCGCCCAGCGCAAGTCCGCCCTGCTGGAGGCGGACCGTCTCACGCTGAAGCGTGATCTGAGCCGCCACGAGAACGACCGGGGGGCCGCGAAGGACCGGCTCAAGGATCTTCACGGGCAGCACAGCCGGTTGGAGCTGCAGCGCGCGGGAATGGGCGGCGCTCGCCTCGGCGAACTGGAAAGGGAGATCGAACGGGAGTCGCGCGCCCGCGATGACCGTCAGCGCAGGGCAAGGGACCACGCCGCTCTGCTGGGTCAGGTGGAGCTCAGCCCTGTCAGCAGCGCAGAACAGTTCACCGAACGCCTCCAGGAGATCGCCGACTCCCAACAAGCCGCCACCACGGTGCAGCAGGAGACCCGGGAAGCCCTGAGCGCCCTCGCGGTCGATGCCAACCGCCTGCGCCAGCAGGCGACGGAACTGGGCGAGGAGCTGGTCAGCCTCCGCTCCCGGCGCAGCAACATTCCCAAGAAGCAGCTGGATCTGCGCGCCCGCCTGTGCCATGAGCTCGGGATCGAGGAGAGTGCGCTGCCGTTCGCCGGCGAACTGATCCAGGTCCGGGCCGACGAGCAGGCATGGGTCGGCGCCGCAGAACGGCTGCTGCGGGGTTTCGCGCTCTCGCTGCTGGTCCCGCACGACCTGTACTCTCCCGTGTCGGAGTGGATCAACGCGCACCACCTCGGTGCCCGGCTCGTCTACTTCCGCGTCCCCGAAACAGTCCCGGTGCGGCGCCCGCAGCACACCGAAGCCCCTGTCCTGGCCTCCAAACTGGAGGTCAAGGCAGAGTCCCCGTTCGCCCACTGGCTGGCCAGCGAGCTGGACCGCCGCGCCGGACACATCTGCGCCGAGACGATGGCGGACTTCAAGCGGGCCGACCTGGCGATCACCCCGCAGGGTTTGGTCAAGGGGGCGCGGGGCCGTCACGAGAAGAACGACACCACCCGCATCGACGACCGCAGCTCCTACGTTCTGGGCTGGACCAACCAGCTGAAGATCGACGCTCTCCTCGACCAGGCCCGCGGCACGCAAAAGGAACAAAAAGACCTCAATAAGAGGAAAATCAGCATCGAGACCGCCCATACCAACAGCATCACTCGCGGCCAGATCCTCGCCCAGCTCGCAACCACCCGCGACTACAGCGAGATCGACTGGGCCTCGGCCGTCAGCCGCATCACGGCGCTGGCCGAGGAGAAGCGGCGCCTTGAGGAGTCCTCCGAGGACCTGGACCAGATCACCCGCCGCCTGGAGGTGCTCGCGAAGGAGATCGCCCAGGCGGAAGACGACCGTGAACAGGCAGGCCTGGCCATCGGCGGCCTGAACGAGGCCCTCAAGACCGCGACGCGTGAGCACGACGCCGCCCGGGCCCTGCTGGACGAGCCTGACTGCGCAGCCGCCCGCGCACACTTTCCCGCCATCGAGCAGCGCCTGGCCCAGACACGGCTGGCCTGCCGGACGGTGAGCGAGTGCACTGCCGCGGAAAGCCGTGTGCACGGCGAGCTGGCCTCGGCCAAGGACCGCTTCAGCATCCAGCAGAACCGCATCGGCCAGGCGATCGCCTCCAAGATGGGCGCCTTCCGCCGCGAGTACCCGGTGGAGACAGGCGAACTGGACGACTCGGTGAACTCCGCCCGCGGCTACCGCGAACTGCACCAGCGCCTGGTCGCCGATGATCTGCCCCGCTTCCAGGAGCAGTTCAAGAGCTACCTGAAGACAAACGTCATCCGTGACATCGCGGGCTTCCACGCGCAGCTGACCAGCCAGGCCGACCAGATCGGCGAACGCGTCGCCATCATCAACGACTCACTCGCCGGCATCGACTACAACCCCGGCCGCTACATCACGCTGAAGACCGATCGCACGCCCAACGTCGAGATCCGCGACTTCATCACCGAACTGCGTGCCTGCACGGACGACGCCCTGGCCGACGACCACTCGGACACCTATTCCGAAGAGAAGTTCCACCAGGTCCGCCGTCTCATCGAACGCTTCAAGGGCCGCGAAGGGCACACCGAGGCTGACCGTGCGTGGACCCGCCGCGTCACGGACGTGCGCTACTGGTTCGTCTTCAGCGCCAGTGAGCGGCGGCGGGAGGACGACACCGAGTATGAGGTCTACTCCGACTCCGGCGGCAAGTCCGGCGGACAGAAAGAGAAACTCGCCTACACCATCCTTGCCGCCTCCCTCGCCTACCAGTTCAAACTCGACTGGAACTCGGCCCGATCCAAGACCTTCCGATTCGTCGTCATCGACGAAGCCTTCGGCCGCGGCTCCGAGGACTCCGCCCGATTCGCCCTCGACCTCTTCAAACGGCTCGGCCTGCAACTCCTCATCGTCACACCCCTCCAAAAGATCCACGTCATCGAGCCGTACGTGTCCGCCGTCGGCTTCGTCGACAACCCCGACGGCCACGACTCACGCTTGCGGACCCTGACCATCACGCAGTACCGCCAGGAGCGCCTCGCCCACACCCTGTCCGCGCTGCAGGGCGCCGGCACCGGCCGGGGGCACTGA